A single region of the Prevotella sp. HUN102 genome encodes:
- the pepT gene encoding peptidase T: MEIAERFINYTKFDTQSADESETVPSTLKQLEFAKYLKEELEREGLKEVEMDEKGYIYATLPATTKKEVPTIGFIAHYDTALDASGANIKARIVKNYDGGDIQLNENMVSSPKQFPELLDHKGEDLIVTDGTTLLGADDKAGIAEIVQAMCFLRDHPEIEHGKIRVGFNPDEEIGMGAHHFDVEKFGCEWAYTMDGGDIGQLEYENFNAAGAKVYIHGVSVHTGYAKGKMVNASRLAIEFNQMLPQDEIPETTEGYEGFYHLLNIDSRCEEAKLNYIIRDHDREKFEERKRVMERCVQKMNEKYGEGTVEIKMNDQYYNMKEKIDPNIHVIDLVVKAMEQAGVTPLVQPIRGGTDGAQLSFKGLPCPNIFAGGVNFHGPYEFVSIQVMEKAMQVIVNISQLTAGYND; encoded by the coding sequence ATGGAAATAGCAGAAAGATTTATTAATTATACCAAGTTCGACACACAATCGGCTGACGAATCCGAAACCGTGCCAAGTACATTGAAGCAACTTGAGTTTGCAAAATACCTGAAGGAGGAACTCGAAAGAGAAGGACTAAAGGAAGTGGAAATGGACGAGAAGGGCTACATCTACGCCACGCTGCCCGCCACTACCAAGAAAGAAGTGCCTACCATCGGCTTCATTGCCCACTACGATACTGCGCTCGATGCCAGCGGTGCGAACATCAAGGCGCGCATCGTGAAGAATTACGACGGAGGAGACATACAGCTGAACGAGAATATGGTGTCGTCGCCAAAGCAGTTCCCTGAATTGCTCGACCACAAGGGCGAAGACCTGATTGTTACCGACGGAACAACATTGCTCGGTGCCGACGACAAGGCGGGCATTGCAGAGATTGTTCAGGCGATGTGCTTCCTTCGCGACCATCCGGAAATCGAACACGGAAAGATTCGCGTAGGCTTCAATCCCGACGAGGAAATCGGTATGGGTGCGCATCACTTCGACGTTGAGAAGTTCGGTTGCGAATGGGCATACACAATGGATGGCGGCGACATCGGTCAGTTGGAGTACGAAAACTTCAATGCGGCAGGTGCAAAGGTCTACATTCACGGCGTGAGCGTCCACACGGGCTATGCCAAAGGCAAGATGGTAAACGCAAGCAGACTGGCCATTGAGTTCAACCAGATGCTGCCACAGGACGAAATTCCTGAAACAACAGAGGGCTACGAAGGCTTCTATCACCTGCTGAACATTGACAGCCGTTGCGAAGAGGCAAAGCTGAACTACATCATCCGCGACCACGACAGGGAGAAATTCGAGGAGCGTAAGCGCGTAATGGAACGCTGTGTGCAGAAGATGAACGAGAAATACGGCGAGGGTACGGTTGAAATCAAGATGAACGACCAGTATTACAATATGAAGGAGAAGATTGATCCGAACATCCACGTCATCGACCTCGTTGTAAAGGCTATGGAACAGGCAGGCGTTACGCCGCTCGTGCAGCCTATCCGCGGCGGTACCGACGGAGCACAGCTCAGCTTCAAGGGCTTGCCTTGCCCTAATATCTTTGCAGGCGGTGTGAACTTCCACGGTCCTTACGAGTTTGTTTCCATTCAGGTAATGGAAAAGGCAATGCAAGTGATTGTGAACATCAGCCAACTGACGGCAGGATACAACGATTAA